The sequence TTGAAGTGAGGGATGTTTGTGGAGGGCATGACGATGGAGTTCTTGATCTCGGTCGCATGCCCGATGTGGCAGCCATCGCCGATTGCGGTCGAGCCCCTGATGTAGGCGTGGGGGCCGATGATGCAGTTCTCGCCGATGACACAGTGCCCCTCGATGTAGGTCCCGGCCCTGATCACGGTTCCTTTGCCGATGCTGACCGTATCAGGGATGGTGCATCCGCTCTCGATGATGCCGTGCTGCTGGTGGTCCGGAGAGGAGAGGAGCGCCTCGTTTGCGTCGAGGAGATCCCATGGCTGCCCGACATCGAGCCAGTAGGCAAGTTTGTATGCGGTGAGCGTCCTCTTCCTGATATAGGATGCGAGTGCGTCGGTCAGCTCGTATTCACCGCGGCCGGATATTGTGATCCCCGCGAGAAGGTCGAAGATATCGGGGTCGAAGAGGTAGGCGCCCGCGTTGACCAGGGTGCTCTTCGGGTGTTCGGACTTCTCTTCAAGACCGGTGATGCGGTCCTCCTCTACGGTCACCACGCCGTAGTCCTGCGGGTGGTCGGTCTCGTGAACCCCCATGCAGGGGGCATCCATCCGGCAGAGCCGCTCGATATCATCGCGCCGAAGAACCATATCCCCGTTGAGGAGGAGGAACCGGTCGTCGACCAGTCCTGCCGTCGCCCGGAGGGCGTCGCCGGTCCCGAGCTGGTGGCGCTGGGTCACGTAGGTGATATGCACGCCAAGATCGCTGCCGTCCCCGAAGTGGTTCCGGATCTCACGCTCATAGTAGCCGACGACAAAGACGAACACGGTGATCCCCGCATCCCTGGCCGCGAGGACCAGGTGTTCCATCATCGGGCGGTTGGCGATGGGAAGCATCACCTTCGGACGCCGGGCGGTCAGGGGGCGCATCCGTTTCCCCTCTCCTGCTGCCAGTACGACACACTGCATACTATTCACTCCTATTGGGCACCTGAAGCATGTTTCGCTCTCCCGAGAACAGTACGCCCTGCATCAAGCATCTCCTTTGCTTTTGCAGGCGTCTTTCCCTCGGCCGTGATCCGGATCTTCGGTTCGGTGCCGCTTGCCCGGATCAGGTACCAGCCGTCGTCGTCGCCAAAGCGGACGCCGTGCGTCGGTTCATCGGCCCCCATCGCTGCCATGACATCACCGGGAGAAGTGATCCGGTACGACTCCCGGAGGAGGGTGTACCGGGGCATCCGGTCCAGTTCTTCGGCGATCGACCACTCTGAGGCGATCTCGCAGAGCAGGGCCGCGGCGTAGACCCCGTCCGGACAGTAGGAGTGCCCGGGGAAGATCCAGCTCCCCGACGCCTCCCCGCCGAAATCCCCCCAGGAGAGGAGTTCTTCGGAGACGAAACTGTCGCCGACCGGCGTGCGGCGGACCTCTGCAACCTCCTCGATCGCCATCGAGGCATCGACTGTGGTGACAACGCGCTTCCGGTCGAGGTATTTCGCAAACAGCATGAGGAGATGGTCGCCGTCGATGTAGCGCCCCCGTTCGTCGAACGCCATCATCCGGTCGGCGTCGCCGTCGTGAACCACTGCACACGCGGCCCCCCGCTTCCGCACGATCTCCCCGATGTAGGGGAGGTTTGCCTCAAGCGGTTCAGAAGGGCGGGAAAACCGGCCGGAGACGTTGCAGTTCAGCCCGATGATGGTCGCCCCCGCCCCTGCAAGGAGGTCAGGGGTGATGACGCTGCCTGCACCGTTGCCGCAGTCGAGCACGACCGTGACTGGTCGGGAGAGGCTGACCTTATCAAGGATCGCCTCACGGTGTGCGGCAACCGCGTCGACCGGAGATGCGCAACCCTGCTCGTCCCAGCGTACCCAATGGGACTTCGTGAGCGCATCCTCGATTGCCGCCTGCTGCCGGCGGGTGAACGCCGACCCGTCGGGGTTGAGCAGTTTCACACCGTTGTAGGATTCGGGGTTATGCGAGGCGGTGATCATGCATCCTGCGTCTGCATCCCGCGTCGCGTAAGCGACCGTCGGTGTGGGCGCGATACCGCAGGTCCGGACGGTTGCACCGGCCGAGACCATACCGGCGATAACACAATGCTCCAGCAGTTCGCTGGTCGTACGGGTATCCCTGCCCACGACGACGTGCGGTGCGCCGTCTGCAGCGGCTGCTCCTACCTGGAGCGCCAGATCGACGAGGCCCGGGTCAAACTCCCGCCTGATCCCGGAAGAGCCGAATAGCATACTCCCATATAGCCCTTCTTCTCTAAAAAAACCACATGATGCCCGTGGGGCCACAGGCATACCGGATTAAAATAGTTGGGTGGCCATTTCTCATGGGGTAGTGAAGGCTGACCCCTTTTTGGGACCTGATCCCGTGAAAAAAACTAACCAAGCCATCGTTTCGGAAGCATACCTGCATCATCGAATGCGTATACGAAAAGGCTCCTGAAGCATTTTGGATCTACCCCACCAGTCACTGAGGTGTTATGAAGGAACTAACCAAGGTGTGTGGAATCGATGTCCATAAGATGTTTCTCCAGGTTTGCATTCTCTCGCGATCTGGAGAATACTCCCAGCACCGTTTCCACAACACTCCTCATGGGATTCTCGCACTAAAAGACCTTGTGCTTGCTGAAGGGTGTGAGGTCGTTGCCATGGAATCGACCGGGATCTACTGGTATCGCCTCTTTCTGGAACTCGAGTCAGATATCCGGACGATCGTTGCCAACGCGCGCCAGATCAAGAGTATCCCGGGGCGCAAGACGGACATGAATGATGCCCGATGGATTGCCGAGCTCGCTCTCCACGGGTTGATCCGGCCTTCCCGGATCTTTCCCCGGCGCGATCGTGAGTTCCGGGATCTGACCCGCAACCGGGAAACACTGGTGAGAACCCGGACAACCATCAAGAACCGGATTCATAAGATCCTGGATAGTGCCGGTATCCGCCTGAACGTAGCGCTGAAAGACATCTTCGGGAAATCGGGTCGTCACTTGCTCGCCGGCATCGCTGAGCAGAAGGATCTGGAGGCCACCCTCGCGACTATCCCCTCACCCCTGATTCTCCGCCGTGCTGATCAACTCCGAGAGATCCTCCAGGATAGCCCTCTCTCTCCTACCCAGCTGCATCTCCTCACGACCCAGTTGCACCTGCTTGAGGAGATTGAGGAGAAGATCGCTCATCTGGATGAGCTGATCCTTGCCTCACTCGAGGATTCCCAGATGGAGGCACTCCCGATTTGTACCTCGGTGCCGGGGATCAGCATCACTGCGGCGACAACTATTCTCGCAGAACTGGGTGATGTCCGGGACTTCTCATCTGCGGATCGTCTGGTTTCCTGGGCGGGACTGGCACCATCAGTCTATCAATCTGCCGATACCCTGGTGTGTGGCAAGATCACAAAACAGGGGTCAAAGAGTCTCCGCTGGATCCTGGTGCAGGTGGCCCAGGCGGCAAGTCGGACTACGGATACCGTCTTCTCCCGCTTCTTCCGGCGTATCGCCTTCCGAAGGGGGCGGAATAAGGCAATTGTCGCTCTTGCCCGGAAGATCCTCACTATCCTCTGGCATCTCCTGGTGAACCGAGAACTCTACGTCGAACCGGGTGTCCAGAGAGTGCGGAAACTCCCGGCACGCGCCACCTTGTCGAAGATCTCGATCGATGATGCGACCGAGATCCTGTTGAACGCGGGGTACCGAATTTACTCGCCCGAGAGCCAGAAGTCGGCCGGCAAGGGGGTGGGGGCAAAGAGGGCCACCCATCCCCTTTAACATTTTCATACGAAAGGTATTCATCGCCCGTAGGGGCACCAGTGCTCAAGGTTCATGAGACCGCAGACCCCGGCGGTCGACGGCCCGAGAAAGATCATCTGTTTCTTCCCCAGGTATTCGTCGATGCAGGCGACCCCTTTGTCTGAGGTCATGCCGTCTCCGGCAACCAGGAAGAGGTCGGCTGCTTCCGGTGAGTCAACAACCTGGCGCCCGAGGGCGCGTTCAAGCACCGGCATCGGGCCGATGAGGTAAATACGCTTCCCTGCAACCTCGCGGGAGAGTTCCTCAAGGCAGGGTGCGTAATGGTCAGGGGTGCATGACTGGAGTTTCCGTGTCAGGCAGAGGAACGCCGAGACGGCGTTGATGATCACGCTTGCCGCCCCACGCTGTTTCTGGTCTTTGAGCGGCGCACCGTACATGAAGGAAATCCGGGTGTTGGCCCGGACCGGCTCATTTGTGATGAACTGTCCGCTCTTCCCGCCGAAGTGCCCTTCCATGCAGACCCCTTTCGGATACTGGCAGACATCTGCGTCGTAGTTCACGCCCAGGGTTACGATACCATGCTCGCACCCGCTGTCTTCCAGGGTCTTCTCAAGTTTCGCGATTGCATCGTGTAGAAAACTCATTATCTCTCCTCCTGTTTACAGAGTACCGCCCGTACGGGCGACCCGTCCAGACCTTTGAGCCGCAGTGGCAGCGCCACCATACAATACTCTCCTTCCGGCACGGCAGAGAGGTCAAGCAGTTCGAGGATGACCGTCCCATGCCCGAGCAGCAGGCGGTGGACCGAACCGTCACCTTGATAGGCTTCTATCGACGGAGCATCCGTCCCGAGACAGGTGATCCCGGCATCCGCGACGAGTCGTGCCGCCCCCGGGGAGAGCGCCGGGTACCCGGGCTCAAACTCCTGCCGCTCCGAAAACCAGGTCTTCAGGAGGAGCGTCCGGGTGCCGGCCAGCCGGCCGGTGAGGCGGTCGGGACCGATGATCCCTTCTGCGTCGCTGCAGTCAAGCACCCGTGCCGGTCCGGCGAGCACCCCGGACGGGATCTGGTCGACCGTCAGCCCGCCCTCGATGTAGTGCGACGGGGCGTCGATGTGCGTCCCGGTGTGGCTCCCGAGGGTCATCTCGGTCACGCGGTACTGCCCGGTATCGATCTCGTGGAACCGGGGCCTGATGTCACCGGGGTAGAGCACGGCATCTTCGGAGAGGTCGCGGGTGATGTCGTAGACCTTCACGAGGAATCCTCCCCCCTCCACCCAAACTGCCCAATCAGCGGCACGAAACAGACGCCGCCGAGCGGGATGCTCTCCACCCTGCCTTTGCGTTTGACGAGTTTGATGAGGTCCTGGCATTCACGCGGCCCTACCGGGGCGATTAATCGCCCGCCTTCCGCCAGCTGGTCGATCAGGGGCTGTGGGATTCCGGGCGATGCCGCCGTGACGATGATGGCGTCGTACGGCGCTTCCGGCGAGTACCCCTCTGTGCCGTCGCCGACGACCACCTGGACGCCGGTGACCCCCGCCCGGGCGAGGTTCTTGTGTGCCTGGTCGGCGAGGCTCGCGAGGCGTTCGATGGAGATGACCGAGCCTGCGAGTTCGGCCAGGAGGGCCGCCTGGTAGCCGCTGCCGGTCCCAACCTCGAGCACCCGGTCCTCCGGCTGAAGTTCGAGCTGTTCGGTCATGACGGCGACGATGTAAGGCTGGGAGATGGTCTGCCCCTCCCCGATGGGGAGCGGCCGGTCCTCGTAGGCAGCACGCTCAAAGCCCTTCGGCACGAAGAGGTGGCGCGGGACCTTCCGCATCGCGGCAAGCACTCGTTCATCCCTGACCCCCCGGGCCCGGACCTGGAACTCCACCATCTCCTCGCGTTCTCTCGTGAAGCGATCGGTCCCCGTCATGTCATCTCGCATCAGAACCCGGATTCTGCTTTATCGATTGCGGCATCGATCTGTTTCTGCAGGACTGCAGGCAGACCACTGATCTTTACATCCAGGAACCCACGTATGATGGTTGCGGTGGCCTCCTCCTCAGAGAGGCCCCGGGCCATGAGGTACTCGATCTCGTGGCGGGCGATCTTCCCGACCGCGGCCTCGTGGGAGAGTTCGGTGCCGGTCAGCGTTCCTTCGATCTCGGGGATAGCGTGGATGGTGCCGTCTTTTAAGATCAGACCCTTGCACTCGATATGCCCCCGGGTGTTCTCCTTCTCACCAAGGATGTGCCCCCGGGATATGACGGTGCCGCCGGTGGTGATGGCCCGGGTGATGAGTTCGGTGCTCGTGTGCTCGGCGGCAAGGATGGTCCGGGAACCAAGGTCGAGGAGCGACCCCGGCGTTGCGACGACGATGCTCGAGAACCGGGCTACGGCGTTCTTCCCGACAAGGCGTGCCGTCGGGTACATGTTGACCTGATTGACCGGCTGCATGCAGATGTAGTTCGAGAGGAAGGTGCCGTCCTCTTCGACGATGGTAGCGCTTCGCGGGAAGACGCTGATCCCCGGGTTCCAGTTGTGGATCATCGTGGACGTGACCTTGGCACCTTTGCCGACGTAGATCTCGGTCACCCCGATGTGCGCACCGTGTTCTTTCTGCCAGGAACTGGCGCACCCGGAGATGATGTGGATCTCAGACCCCTCCCTTGCGATGAAGATGTTGTGGACGTGCTGCACCGGCTCCTCGCGGAGGAAGAGACAGGCCTGGAGCGGCATGGCAACCTTTGCTCCTTCATGGGCGATGACGACGAGGCCCTGCGGTTCTTTCTGCTTTGCCACGAACTGGGTGTACTTGTCCTTATCCTTCGGGACCGCGTTCCAGTAGTAGTCCTTCACCCAGTCGTACTTCTCAAGGGCGGCCTTGATGGGGAGCATCTCGATCCCCTCGGCCCCGCAGGTGGTCTGCACCACCTTCTGGTCGATCTGGAAGAAACTTCCGCAACGGTTCTGCATCCCGACTTCAAGACCGGTCAGGGCGAGACGTTCCCGGTCCTCCTGCGAGAGGTGCTCCATGTCAGTTATATCTGTTTGCAACGCAGACACTCCCCGTATCCTTTTTCTTTGACCACGCGCAGAATCTCGCGGGGGTTTCCGTGACACCGTATCTGGCCGCCTATCATCACATGGCCCTGGTCGGCCTCGAGGTAATCGAGGATGTAGCCTGTGTGGGTGATGATCAGGCCGCTCCGGCGCCGGTTGATGATATGGACATCTTTCTCGAGCAGGGCCGCGATCTCCTTCCCCATCAGGTTCATGTTCTCGAGGTCGACACCGCTCTCAGGTTCATCCAGCATGAGGAAGTCGGGCTGCTGGACCTTCAACTGCAGGACCTCGCTCCGCTTTATCTCACCACCGGAGAACCCCACGTTGATGTCCCGGGCAAGAAAGTGTTCCATGTTGACCGACTGCGCCAGCGCCTCTATCGCGCCTTCCCCCATGTGGGATGTGGCTGCGAGCAGCTTCCCGAGTTTCAGCCCTGATATTGCAGGCGGGTGCTGAAACATCATGCCTATCCCGAGATGGGCCCGCTCGTGAATTGGCATGTAGGTGATCTCCTTCCCTTTAAAAACAATAGACCCGGATGTAATCGTATAGCCGCCAAATCCCATGATGGCCTTGAGCAGCGTGCTCTTTCCCGATCCGTTCGGGCCCATCAGGACATGAGTCTCCCCCTGCCCGATGTGGAGGTTGATATCGTGGAGCACTTCGGTGTCATCCACGCTCACGTGTAAATCACTGATATCCAGCATACGGCACTCCGTTATGTATATGTCGGGGGATACATTAACGCTTGTAAGATAACACCTGTTCTTTCAGCAGGGAGGAAAGCGAAAGACGCCCAAAATCACTCATTACTTCAAACAGGCACTAAAAGGAGGCCTGATTGCCATAAGGGTGTCGTAAATTGGGTAGAATCCTGCCCCTTCACTTTCACCCCGCGCACGGCCTATGGTTAAATAGCGGCCTCACCCCGTTCTGATGTATGGAAAGAACCGCATTCACCACGTTTGCCTGTCTCGTCGAGCGGGCCGCCCGTCACCCGACCATTGTTCGGCGGAACCAGATGCGTAAAGTGGCGTATACCAGCACCCGGGAGCCCGGGAACCGCATTTGCCCATGAGACCGGAGGCTGGGGATCATTACCCCGCTGAAACCTCGCGCGAAGACGCGAAAGGTGACGGCGGGGGAGGAGCTAAACGTCCTTCGCATGAGGCAACCCGGTGCACCTGGTAGATGCAATTGGTCCATTAGTGGAGCGTTTTACCTTGTTTTGCGGACCCCAGTGCGTGGAGTGATCTCGTCAGCCACACGCGAAGGCACGCGGGAGGACGCGCAGGGGCAACCCGGGATGTGTGGGAATATGAGATGCCCGGAGCAGTAGCCTTCGTGCGTCACTCTCTCAGGTAGGCCCGGGCACGGAGGTATGAGCCGGGGCGGTCGTGGGCGTGGGTGACGAGGTGGTTGTAGAGGTCGACAGTGGTCCGTGACTCCTCAAGCAGGGTGTTGTAAGATCGCACCGCATCGTTGTAATCCCGGGCTTTCCGGTTATATTCAGGGACGAGGCGGTTGTATTCCCGGACCTCCCCCGACCGGGAGAGGGCGGCCATCCGTGCGCCGAGCGACTCGATATACTCTTTCTCTGCCTCAAGTTCTCCTGCGCGCATCCCGAGCTCAGGCGCGAGCGCCTCGACCCGGGCACGGGATACGGAGAGAGCACGTTCTATCGTCATGACCTGGTCGCACGCGGCGTAGTATCGTGGGCCGTCACCGACCGGGATCACCAGGGGGTCGGAGGCGAGGACCGTCCCGTTCGAGAGCACCGGGGGCGGGATGCCCACATAACTTGCGTTCGTGGTCTCGATGTAGGCGAGAGGGGTATTACGGTAGTGGCACCCGGCGCTCCCCACCCCCACGGCCATGTGCGCCTCGTCCCCGAAGTAGAAGAGCGCAACCCGGTAGCCCTCCCGGGCGAGAAGCCCGGCGAGAAGGAGACTTTTATCGTCGCAGTCACCCTCTCCGTCGCCGTAGGTCTCGATGGGGAACTTCGGTTCGGTGATCGAGTCGTCGGTCCTGTAGGGGATGGACTGCACGAATGCGGTGACCAGTTCGAGGTAGCGGTCGTCGTCGAGCCCCTCACGGTCCCTGATCTCGCGGAAGGCCGCGATAAGGTTCGCATAGAAGGGTTCCTGGTGGGAGTCGTTCGCGAACGCCTGGTAGTAGATGGGGATCCACTCCTCTTCGGAGAGGTCTCTGTAGAGGTGGAGCCTCCGGTCAGCCTCTTTTGCACCTGCATAGACCGCCGGGTCGATACCGATCCTGATCGTCTCCTCCCCGTCCTCAAAGGGGAAGGTGTAGACCGGGAGGTGGTCGAGGCTCGCCCCCTCGACCGGCACGATCGTCGGCGGGACGGCTGCCGGGGGGGAGAGACCGCCCAGACACCCGGCCCCGAGGGTCATGACGACGAGGACGAGTATGGCAGAGATTTGTTTCCACATGGTATCAGGGGTACGCAGGGCATTTCTCTCCGGCGTGCCGGCAGATGGTTATCATGATCGTCTCACTCCACCTGTTACCCCCTGAGAATAGTTATAGGTGCCCGGGCACCCTGCCTTGTGACATGGGGACAATCTTCATGTGGGTTGCAGGAGATATCCGGAAACCGCCACGAGAAGGAGGCATACGATATGGATGCGTTTGAACGAATACCGGTTGATGTTCGATGGAAACTGGCTGCACACGAACTCTCGGTGTTGCCGCTTGTCTATCGCAGGGTTATCAGGGACGGTGCCGACGACCATCTCTATAACGAGGTCGAGCGGGCGGTCTGGCAGGAACTGGGCAGGGAGGTGGGCGTCATCGCCCGTGCCTTCGGGATGCCGCTTAGGAACGCACACGAGGTTGCAGAGGCGTTTGCGGCGGCTACAAGGGTGTTCTTCGGGCCAGAATACAGTTACGAGATCAGGGACTCTGCGCCTGACGAGGCGGATCTGACGATCCGGAAGTGCGCGATGGCGGAGAGGGCCAGAGAGGCGGGGGAGAACCCTCTTGCCGCCTGCAATGTCTGCCACGCATTTGCAAACGCCGCGATACCGGACCTGAACCGGAACTACGCTCCAAAGTACCGGGGCAGCATCTGTGCCGGCGATAGCACGTGCTCGGTCACGATAATACCCAGGCAGGAGTGACGCGGCGGGCCCCCTTCGGATGCATGCCGGGAGGGGGACATCGAGGCAACGGTCCCGCTCCCCGATCGATAGCATCAAATTCGCGGCCGCTGATATCCGGCAACAGGATCCGCCATGAGTATCATCCTCATTCCAATCGGGAAGGTCAATCCGGCAGATATAACGATGCTCGAGGAGCCGCTGGAGGCGGTCTTCTCCCGAGCTGTCGTGACCGGGAAGAGGATCGCGCTCCCTGCAGCTGCGCGTAACGCCGCCCGCAACCAGTACGATGCCGAGGTGATGCTCGAGTTCCTCTCGCTCTCCGGGGAGACTGCCGGCTACGACCGGGTGCTGGGGGTCACCGACGTCGATCTCTACCTCCCGGGCATGAACTTCGTCTTTGGGCTTGCGGGCCGGAGGAACGCTGTGATCTCCCTCCATCGCCTCAGGCAGTCGTTCTACGGTCTGCCGGAGGATACGGAGGTCTTCCGTCGCCGGGCCATCGTGGAGGCTGTGCATGAACTGGGGCACACCTTCGGCCTCCCCCACTGTGAAGACCCCCGGTGTGTCATGCACTTCTCAAACACCATCGTCGAGACCGACCGGAAGGGGCCGGCGTTCTGCATGGTCTGCCATCCAAGGGTCAAGACCGGGGAGGCAGCGCGGCGGTGACAGAGAACCTGCTCATCACCGGGCGGCCGGGCTCCGGGAAGACCACACTCATACGCCGCCTTGCGGAGCGTTTCGCCGACTGCTCGCCGGTCGGGTTCTACACCGTCGAGGTCAGGGAAGGGGGCGTGCGGGTGGGGTTTGACCTCGTGAGCCTCACCGGAGAGCGGCGGCTCCTCGCTCGCACCGGGTTTCCCGGCCCCTGCCGCGTGGGGAAGTACGGGGTCGATATTCCGGGGTTTGAGGGGTTCCTCTCGTCAGTCCCGTTCTTTGCACCGGACGCCCGCCTGGTGATCATCGACGAGGTCGGGAAGATGGAGTGCTATTCGGGTGTCTTTCGGAGGGTTGTGCGGGAGGTGCTCGACGCCGCCACACCCTGCGTTGCGACGATTGCACAGCGGGGAGCCCCGGGGCTCGACCGGATCAGGGCCCGGGCGGACGTCCGGGTCGTGGAGGTGACCAGGGCGAACCGTGACCACCTCCTGCCGGAGCTTGAGGCAGAGGTGCGGCGCCTGGTCGGTGACGGCCCGGGATGAGGAGGAGGAAGAAATGATTGACACAGTTCTTGCGGGAAGACGAAAAATAGTTCCGATGTGTCGCGCTTATCTCGAATGTTCGGAGCATTCATCTATAATATATTTATTTTTTGATTCAAATGTATTTTTTACAAATGGGCCATAATATCTGGATTAATTGCCATCCGAGACAGAATTTTCCCAAAATAAAAAGCACAACGTTTTTAAGTCAGCATTCCGACCTTATCGATTGCCCCCAATATCTTTTTGTGACTACTCCCCTGTTCCAGCGTGCCGTCCCGGAGCGGAGCATCCTGCGTGCACCTTAACCGGTCAGTTCCCCGGACCGCCGTGCAAGCCCCCCGGCGTATCGGCGTGGTCATGCCAGGTCCTCGTCCTCGAAGGTAAAGACCTCCTCGATGGTAGAGTCAAGCGCCCGGGACACCTTGTAAGCGAGTTTCAGGGAGGGGTTGTACTTCCCCTGCTCGAGGAAGACGATCGTCTCCCGCCGCACACCGACCTGTTGTGCCAGTTCTTCCTGGGTAAACCCCGCCCTCGCCCGGAGCTCCTTGATCCGGGTCTTCACCCGGCGTCCCCCTTCCGGAGCAGGTGCCATTCAGCCGCGCTCGCACTGGTCCCCATGAGGAAGAGGAGGAGAACCAGCACCTCCCTCCCGCTCAGCCTGACCGTGCCGGTGATGTCGAGGAGGAGCAGGAGCATCAGGACGCCGAACGAGACCTGCCAGGCATACGAACATGCGAACGCCCGGATCTTGCGGAACCGTTCGTCGTCGGGGGGGCCTTCGTCGGTCTTCATCCGTTCCATCACGG is a genomic window of Methanoculleus bourgensis MS2 containing:
- the glmM gene encoding phosphoglucosamine mutase; the protein is MLFGSSGIRREFDPGLVDLALQVGAAAADGAPHVVVGRDTRTTSELLEHCVIAGMVSAGATVRTCGIAPTPTVAYATRDADAGCMITASHNPESYNGVKLLNPDGSAFTRRQQAAIEDALTKSHWVRWDEQGCASPVDAVAAHREAILDKVSLSRPVTVVLDCGNGAGSVITPDLLAGAGATIIGLNCNVSGRFSRPSEPLEANLPYIGEIVRKRGAACAVVHDGDADRMMAFDERGRYIDGDHLLMLFAKYLDRKRVVTTVDASMAIEEVAEVRRTPVGDSFVSEELLSWGDFGGEASGSWIFPGHSYCPDGVYAAALLCEIASEWSIAEELDRMPRYTLLRESYRITSPGDVMAAMGADEPTHGVRFGDDDGWYLIRASGTEPKIRITAEGKTPAKAKEMLDAGRTVLGRAKHASGAQ
- a CDS encoding cyclase family protein, producing MKVYDITRDLSEDAVLYPGDIRPRFHEIDTGQYRVTEMTLGSHTGTHIDAPSHYIEGGLTVDQIPSGVLAGPARVLDCSDAEGIIGPDRLTGRLAGTRTLLLKTWFSERQEFEPGYPALSPGAARLVADAGITCLGTDAPSIEAYQGDGSVHRLLLGHGTVILELLDLSAVPEGEYCMVALPLRLKGLDGSPVRAVLCKQEER
- a CDS encoding ABC transporter ATP-binding protein, with product MLDISDLHVSVDDTEVLHDINLHIGQGETHVLMGPNGSGKSTLLKAIMGFGGYTITSGSIVFKGKEITYMPIHERAHLGIGMMFQHPPAISGLKLGKLLAATSHMGEGAIEALAQSVNMEHFLARDINVGFSGGEIKRSEVLQLKVQQPDFLMLDEPESGVDLENMNLMGKEIAALLEKDVHIINRRRSGLIITHTGYILDYLEADQGHVMIGGQIRCHGNPREILRVVKEKGYGECLRCKQI
- the glmU gene encoding bifunctional sugar-1-phosphate nucleotidylyltransferase/acetyltransferase; this encodes MQCVVLAAGEGKRMRPLTARRPKVMLPIANRPMMEHLVLAARDAGITVFVFVVGYYEREIRNHFGDGSDLGVHITYVTQRHQLGTGDALRATAGLVDDRFLLLNGDMVLRRDDIERLCRMDAPCMGVHETDHPQDYGVVTVEEDRITGLEEKSEHPKSTLVNAGAYLFDPDIFDLLAGITISGRGEYELTDALASYIRKRTLTAYKLAYWLDVGQPWDLLDANEALLSSPDHQQHGIIESGCTIPDTVSIGKGTVIRAGTYIEGHCVIGENCIIGPHAYIRGSTAIGDGCHIGHATEIKNSIVMPSTNIPHFNYVGDSVVGSGCNFGAGTKVANLRHDNEAVKVCGKNTGRRKFGAIIGDNVLFGINCSVNVGSLIGSNTRVAPHSLVEGCIEDGSIIR
- a CDS encoding helix-turn-helix transcriptional regulator, whose translation is MKTRIKELRARAGFTQEELAQQVGVRRETIVFLEQGKYNPSLKLAYKVSRALDSTIEEVFTFEDEDLA
- a CDS encoding nucleoside-triphosphatase, which produces MTENLLITGRPGSGKTTLIRRLAERFADCSPVGFYTVEVREGGVRVGFDLVSLTGERRLLARTGFPGPCRVGKYGVDIPGFEGFLSSVPFFAPDARLVIIDEVGKMECYSGVFRRVVREVLDAATPCVATIAQRGAPGLDRIRARADVRVVEVTRANRDHLLPELEAEVRRLVGDGPG
- a CDS encoding SufB/SufD family protein, encoding MEHLSQEDRERLALTGLEVGMQNRCGSFFQIDQKVVQTTCGAEGIEMLPIKAALEKYDWVKDYYWNAVPKDKDKYTQFVAKQKEPQGLVVIAHEGAKVAMPLQACLFLREEPVQHVHNIFIAREGSEIHIISGCASSWQKEHGAHIGVTEIYVGKGAKVTSTMIHNWNPGISVFPRSATIVEEDGTFLSNYICMQPVNQVNMYPTARLVGKNAVARFSSIVVATPGSLLDLGSRTILAAEHTSTELITRAITTGGTVISRGHILGEKENTRGHIECKGLILKDGTIHAIPEIEGTLTGTELSHEAAVGKIARHEIEYLMARGLSEEEATATIIRGFLDVKISGLPAVLQKQIDAAIDKAESGF
- a CDS encoding protein-L-isoaspartate(D-aspartate) O-methyltransferase; the encoded protein is MRDDMTGTDRFTREREEMVEFQVRARGVRDERVLAAMRKVPRHLFVPKGFERAAYEDRPLPIGEGQTISQPYIVAVMTEQLELQPEDRVLEVGTGSGYQAALLAELAGSVISIERLASLADQAHKNLARAGVTGVQVVVGDGTEGYSPEAPYDAIIVTAASPGIPQPLIDQLAEGGRLIAPVGPRECQDLIKLVKRKGRVESIPLGGVCFVPLIGQFGWRGEDSS
- a CDS encoding IS110 family transposase — its product is MKELTKVCGIDVHKMFLQVCILSRSGEYSQHRFHNTPHGILALKDLVLAEGCEVVAMESTGIYWYRLFLELESDIRTIVANARQIKSIPGRKTDMNDARWIAELALHGLIRPSRIFPRRDREFRDLTRNRETLVRTRTTIKNRIHKILDSAGIRLNVALKDIFGKSGRHLLAGIAEQKDLEATLATIPSPLILRRADQLREILQDSPLSPTQLHLLTTQLHLLEEIEEKIAHLDELILASLEDSQMEALPICTSVPGISITAATTILAELGDVRDFSSADRLVSWAGLAPSVYQSADTLVCGKITKQGSKSLRWILVQVAQAASRTTDTVFSRFFRRIAFRRGRNKAIVALARKILTILWHLLVNRELYVEPGVQRVRKLPARATLSKISIDDATEILLNAGYRIYSPESQKSAGKGVGAKRATHPL
- a CDS encoding archaemetzincin family Zn-dependent metalloprotease is translated as MSIILIPIGKVNPADITMLEEPLEAVFSRAVVTGKRIALPAAARNAARNQYDAEVMLEFLSLSGETAGYDRVLGVTDVDLYLPGMNFVFGLAGRRNAVISLHRLRQSFYGLPEDTEVFRRRAIVEAVHELGHTFGLPHCEDPRCVMHFSNTIVETDRKGPAFCMVCHPRVKTGEAARR